CGACACCCGCACCGAACGAGCACCCGACCACGTGCACGCGTCCGATCCCGAGGGAGTCGAGCGTCGCGAGCACGTCAGCGCGCGGCGACCACGGCCCGACCGGCTGTGCAGTCGACTCGCCGTACCCGCGAAGGTCCAGTCGCACGACATCCTGCACGGCGGTGAGTGCTGGCCAGACGGGGTCCCACATCCGGCGGTCCGCGATCCCCGCGTGAATGAGCAGGAGCGGGGTCCGCCCGACGGGACCGGAGCGTTCGTGTGCGAGCATCTGGCCAGTGAACGCCCTTGCGCTACCTGAGGCAACGCCTGAACGACAGGTCCGCCCTGACGAGCGGCATGACGAACGTGCCGTGAGCGAGCGTCGAAGGCCTCCGGGATCTCGATCTGCGGCGATCACCCCCGCCGGGCTCGGCGCAGGACCCTCGCACGTGTGGTGACGAAGGCATCCACGGCAGCTTCGTGCCAGCGTTACTCATTCGGCTCCCTCTCTCCCCTCGTCCCTGATGGACGGAACGCTCCGCTCCTTGATGCGCTCGGCACCGACTTTCTCCTCATCGGCGCCGTCATGGGAACGGCCAGGCGCCGGGCCTGAGGCAGGTTGGTGACCCCCACCCTCAGCTCCGATGATCCCTTTTTGGCCCTTCTGGTAGCATTTTTCTGATGAGTGCACTGAACGCAGGACATTGGGCAATTCTTGTCGCGCTTCTCTCCGCGATTCTTGTCGTCGGGGCGCTGGTTGTCGTATTCGTGATTCGCGCGCTGTCTTCGCGGTCAGGGAGTGCATCTCGACGGCAGTCGCCGCCCGACGATAGTCGCCACCCGGACGTCTAGGTCGGCGGAAAGCGTCAAGGCCATCGTTCACTCTGCGCAACGCCGCCGCACCCTTGATCGCGACGCGCGCGAGGGCCGTGACGACCAGTGCACCTCCAAATGCCCGACGTGTGAGCCTGCTCGGAGAGTCTGCGATGGTGACGCATCGTCGGGCCATGCCAGGACGAGGTAGTCCTCGACCGGGTCGATCGCCCTCCCCTGACGTCGTCTCTGGTGGACGCCGGTCACTGGGCCGTGTCGGCACCGTCAGCGCGGTCTGTCCACAAGAGCTCACCGTCGAGCACCTTTGTGGTCAGCTTCATGCTGAGAGAGCGGGCGACGGCGGCCGAGGCCTCGTGCTGGGGGTGGACATACGCCTGCAACGCCGTGACGCCTGCACCCGGAGCCATTCCGCGACGGCGCGCGCCGATTCTTGGGCGTAGCCATTCTGTTGGTGACGCACGCCGACGACCCAGGCGAGGTCAGCCCGGGCCGCGCAGCCGCCCCAGCCTTCGACCGTGGCCTGCACCGTACCGACGAGTTCACCGGACATCCTGTCCCTGAGCATCCAGTTCAACCAGAGCTGCGTGCCGTCAGGGCTCCGGCCGCCTTCGAACCGCGTGTACCGCTCGACGAGCTCGGCGCGGGTCGACGGGACTCCTCCCGTGAACGCGTGCAGATCGAGGCTGTCGAACGTGACGGCGGCCTCGCCGGCATGGGCGACGGAGACGACCTCCAGCTCGAGCCGGGAAGTGCTCAGTGGCGCAGTGGTCAGGATAGTCATGGCGTAACGCTAGCGCCGCCGTTGACGTGCGCTTCGAGGAATGCACGGCAGTCGTCCGCCGAATATCGGGCTCGATCAGCGATTGGCCGGCGACAGTCCGGCCGGTTGCCTCACCGGTTCCTGTGCGTGCCGATCGTGCCGCACAAGGCTGGCAAATATAGGAGACAGCCCGAGCAGCTGTGGGTCATGACGTCGTTGATACGCCTCAGTGTTATCCGGCGGCGACTGGCCATTCTCGTTGAATGTTAAATAACCTGAGGCTGGTCACCTTCAAGCAGAATTGACTGTGCAGGATTGTTGACCTGGTCCTGCGTCATCAGTACAGTTCGAGTGTGCGAATGGTGTTTGGTGTCGACTCAGCCGAAAGCGAGAACCAGGCGGCCACTCGTGTTGCACAAGCGGCGGAGCGGGCGTGATACACCTGAAAAAGGAGTGGGACATGAAGCGTTGGGGAACTATCATGATGAGCGTGGGTGGTGGGATCTTTATCGGGAGTGCTCTACTTCTCGGTAATTCCACCCTGAATGCCGTCGGGGCGGTGCTTATTCTTTTCCCGCCGGTGCTGTTCGTCATCCGGTATGTCGAAGAGAAGATCACTTTTCACAGGCCCGCGCGCTGACCGCTGCCGGGGTCGAAAGGTAGGTCAAGCGCCTGTCGAGGTCCTACGACAGGCGGCAGGCGCTAGGGCCTCGGCACTTGTTTCAGTCTATGAACTGTTCGCGATGTTGAAAGAAGGAGTGGTTTTCAGTGACTAGTCCTGGTTGGGGTGCAGCTATTGCGTGTGCCGCGCTGCTTGTACTGTTGGATACCGTGTTTCTGATGATTGTCATTCAGGCATCGCGTGGTGAGCGGAGCTACCTCGCGGGAATTCGGCTACCGGCACTCATGAAGAGCGATGGCGCCTGGCGCTCAGGCCATACTGCTGCAAGAAAGGCGCTCGTTCCGTTCGCTTGGGCGGGAATTGGGATCGCGGTAGTATCGATTCCATTTCAGGTGATTCCGGTAGTATACGTATGCCTGCTCGGCCTTTGGTTGGTGTTGACAATTCTGTCGCTTGCAGTGGTTTCGGTGGTGGCTGTCCGGGCGGCAAAAGCTGGCTATGAGGTGTTCTCACCAGAGTCTTGATCGGTTGCCTCGTTGAAGGTGGAGTAGGACGAGGGCTGTGGCGGTGTTTTCGGTGAGGTGGGATGGGTCGAGGGTGATCAGGCGTAGGGCTCGCCAGGTGTTTTTGATCAGGGCATTGGCGCGTTCGGCGACGGAGCGTAGCGAGGTCAGGATGCTGTCGCGGGCGACGTTGTCGAGGTCAGCGTTGTTCGTCAGGCGCAGCGGGTGTCAGATCCCGATCCCGGCGCTTTGGTAGCCCTTGTCGGTGAGCGTCACGACGCCCGCTGCGGCGGCCGGCTACAGCGCGGGCAGGGCGAAGGTGCGGGCGGCAGTGATGTCGTGGGTGGAGCCGGGGCTGGCGGGTGAGACCCAGACGGGGTAGCAGGTCGGATCGGTGAGGACCTGGATGTTCCCGCCGCGGGGGTGGTGCTTGCCGGAGTACCAGGACTCGGCGCCGGTGGGGGTCCGTGCAGCGCCGTGGTCGGGATCAAGGTGCCGTCCAGGCATACGGACGGCCAGTCTTCTTCAGCCGCCATTGCCAGAACTTCGTGCAGGTCCGGCGCATGGGCGGCGATCACGCTGATCCCCTCGTGCAGGTACCGGTAGGCAGCCGCGACCGAGATGTCAGCATCACGAGCCAGGGCCGAGACCCGCGCGCCGTCCTTGAACCACCGCAGCACCAAGACCACCTGCCTCCGAGCGGTGCCAGCTCGTTGCCAGCGGCGCCGGTCGATACCGCGGCGATGATCGGTGAGCCATCGAGTGACCACCTCCAGAGTGTGAGCAGGTACGTCGAGGCTGGCACGATAGGTGATCAAGCGGGGACCCAGGGGTCGCGGATGGGTGTTTGGCGACTTTCATCCTGGCGGCTGAGACCCCGCCCACCACACCCACCCCCCCAACCCGCAGGTCAGCGCACCGTCGCGCCCCTCACCTCAACTGCCCTGGTGAGAAAACCTCATTAATCTTTCAAATCTACTATCGATACTGGTCGGAGTCTGGATCACTGGCGCATTTGCTGCGACACCTTTGGTCCGGTGCGAAGATCGTGTCTCCTCGCCATGTGGGTGAGTGCCTGCGGCGACTCGAGCGGCTATGCAGCCCTGACCCTGGACGATGAGGTGGCCGCTCGGATCGGTCGGCAGTCGCCGTGGTGGACAGGCGACGCACGACCGCACTGACGCGGTCTCCGCTCATTTCCCTCGTGCGACCAGCACGTGAGGGTCGGACGGGGCTGACTAGCCCGGTACGTGTCGATCGCGTGGCTCCCGCGCGCCGCGTTCCACCCCCTGAGACCCCTTGGTGTCAAGGCGTGGAAGCAATGGTGGCGTTGAGGAGCTCTTCGAATTTCTCTCGCGGGGTGTAGAAGCCCAGGGCTGCTCGGGTCTGTCGTTGAGCTCTTCGGCGATGGCGTCGAGGTAGGGCTGGTGGTCGGTGATGACGGTGCCCTTGGGCAAGTACTCGCGAATGAGCCCGTTGGTGTTCTCGTTCGTGCCGCGCTCCCAGGGGGACCGGGGTGGGCGAAGTAGACGGGCATCGTCGTGGCCAGTGTGAGGGCGCCGTGGCGGGCCATCTGTGAGCCCTGGTCCCACGTCAACGACTTGCGCATCATGGCCGGCAGGGAGTTCGCGTGCTCGATGAGCAGGTCCGCCAACGGGCCGATGTTTTGCCCTGGGGCAAGCCCAGGATCACCACGAACCGGGTGGTGCGCTCGACCAGCGTTGCGACCGCGGAGCGGCCGAACGCCCCACGACGAGGTCACCTTCCCAGTGCCCGGGAACCCGGCGGTCAGCGACCGTGGCGTCGCGGTCGTCGATGGGGACCATCCCACGATCGGCCCGGTCCGTTCACCTGCAGGTTTGCGGGCCGGCGAGCGATCCGCTTGGAGCGCAGCATCACTGCGTGCTTGGCGAGGTCGCCCTTGGGCAGGGCGTAGATGAACCGGTAGATCGCTTCATGACTGGCCGTGGCGCCGCCAGCAGCAGGGGAATGACTCACCCTCGCAACGGTGGGGCCGACCGCTTCCAGAAGCAACCGGCCTGCGATCTGCCGGGGCGTCCTCGAGCGCTTCAGATCCGCCAAGACCCGAGCCCGAAGCACTTCGTCACCAGCGACCTTGCCGACCTGCGGGCGCCGACGGTTGCGCTCAGCCCGACAGTCCGCCGTCACCAACCGGTACCCCAACGTCTTCGTCGAGTTCCGGACAATCTCACGGCACACGACCGACGGCGCACGGTCGATGTGAGCGGCGATCCGGCGCATCGACCACCCCGCCTTGAGGCCCGTGGAGATCTCAACCCGATCAGCGATCGTCAACATCCTGCGCCCCACACCCGTACCCCTCGCCGACCAGCACTGTTGCTACGACGCTATGACACCAAGCCCCTCCGTCTACCCGCACCTGCCAGGATCGGCGCCCCGCCGCTGTCGAGTCCCGATCGTGACCTTCCGAAATGTCGTGTTCACACGAGTCGGGCACTGCCGAAACAGGGCGTCCTTAGCGTCTACCCACGTGAGCGGCACGCACGTACAGGTCTGGTCTCTGGATCCCCGGAGACCGTTCGTCGCTCACGTCGGCTGATTCCCGGTGGCTGCGGCCACGGCGAAAGGACCCCCGATGACCACATCGCGACGACTGGCCCGCGTACTGCCCGCCTCAGCGCTCGTTCTCGTCCTCGGCCTCTCCGGCTGCGGCGCCAAGACAGGCGAGAGCACCGCAGACACCTCCGCTGCCGCCTCGTGCGTCGAGACCGACGGTGATGCCGTGAAGATCGGCTTCCTCAACTCCCTCTCCGGGACGATGGCGATCTCCGAGCAGACCGTGCGCGACTCGCTCGACCTCGCCGTCAAGGAGATCAACGCCGACGGCGGAGTCCTCGGCAAACAGCTCGACGTCGTCGCGGAAGACGGGGCGTCCGAGCCCACCGTCTTCGCCGAGAAGGCTGAGAAGCTCATCACGAGCGACTGCGTCGCCGCCGTCTTCGGCGGATGGACGTCCTCCAGCCGCAAGGCCATGCTCCCCGTGTTCGAGTCGAAGAACTCGCTCCTGTTCTATCCGGTCCAGTACGAGGGCCTCGAAGCGTCGAAGAACATCTTCTACACGGGCGCCACGACCAACCAGCAGATCGTCCCGGGCATGGACTACCTCAAGGAAGAAGGCAAGACGAAGGTCTTCCTCGTTGGCAGCGACTACGTCTTCCCCCAGACCGCGAACAAGATCATCAACGCGTACGCCGAGGCGAACGGCATCGAGATCGTCGGCGAAGAATACGCACCGATGGGTCACACCGACTTCTCGACGATCGTCAACAAGCTCAAGGCCTCCGGCGCCGACGCCGTCTTCAACACGCTCAACGGTGACTCCAACGTCGCCTTCTTCAAGGAGTACAAGAACGTCGGCCTCTCCGCCGAGACCACCCCGGTCGTCTCCGTCTCCATCGCCGAAGAAGAGATCGGCGGCATCGGCATCGACAACGTCGAGGGCCAGCTCACCGCCTGGAACTACTACCAGACCGTCGACAGCCCCGCGAACACCGCGTTCGTCGAGGCGTTCAAGGCCGAGTACGGCGACGACCGCGTGACGTCCGACCCCATGGAAGCCGCCTACACGTCCGTCTACCTGTGGAAGAACATGGTCGAGAAGGCCGAGTCCTTCGACGTCGCCGACATCCAGGCGGCCGCCGACGGCGTCAGCTTCGACGCCCCCGAAGGCACCGTCACCATCAACGGCGACAACCACCACATCGCCAAGACCGCGATGGTCGGCAAGATCGCCGACGACGGCCTCATCTACACCGAGTGGAGCTCCGAGGAGCCCATCGAGCCCGACCCCTTCCTCGAAGGGTACGACTGGGCCGCCGACCTCTCCTGAGCACACCCGCACCTGAGCGAGGGAGGGAGCACCCGCTCCCGCCCTCGCCCACCTGGACCACCAGCGGACCCCGCTCAGCAGACACCGCACCCGGAGGCGCTCGATGGATGTTCTCTTCTCCCAGCTCTTCGCAGGCCTGAGCCTCGGCTCCGTCCTGCTCCTCGCCGCGCTCGGCCTCGCCCTGACCTTCGGCCAGATGGGCGTCATCAACATGGCCCACGGCGAGTTCATGATGGCCGGCGCCTACACCGCCTACGTCGTCCAAGGGATCGTCTCGAACGCCGGGGTGTCCCTCATGATCTCGCTCGTCGTCGGGTTCCTCGTCGGCGGGACGCTCGGCTCGTCCTGGAGATGACCCTCATCCACCGGATGTACCGGCGACCGCTCGACACGCTCCTCGTCACGTGGGGCGTCGCCCTCGTCCTCCAGCAGGCCGCCCGCAACATCTTCGGTGCACCCAACGTCGACGTCCGCGCCCCCGAGTGGCTCCGGGGCGCCATCAGCATCGCCGGCCTCGACGTGCCACGCACCCGACTCTTCATCATCGCGCTCGCCGTCGTGTGCGTCGTCGCACTCTCGCTCGTCCTCAAGCTCACGCCCCTCGGCCGCCGCATCCGCGCCGTCGTGCAGAACCGCGACCTCGCCGAGACGAGCGGCATCTCGACGAAAGCCACCGACCGCCTGACGTTCTTCATCGGCTCCGGCCTCGCGAGCGTCGCCGGCGTCGCCCTCACGCTCCTCGGATCGATCGGCCCCACCCTCGGCACCAACTACATCGTCGACGCCTTCCTCGTCGTCGTCGTCGGCGGCATCGGGCAGATCAAGGGAGCCGTCATCGCAGCCTTCGCCCTCGGCATCCTCCAAGCCACCATCGAGTACTCCACCACCGCGAGCATCGCCAAGGTCCTCGTGTTCGTCGTCATCGTCGCCTTCCTCCAAGCCCGGCCCCAAGGCCTCGTCTCCGTCCGACAGAGGGGGATCGCATGAGCACGCTCACCGGGCTGCTCGCCCGCCCCGGGCGCACCCGCACCCTCGCAGGGTTCGCGCTCGCCGCCGTCCTGCTGTTCGCCGTCGCACCCGCCGTCCTCTCCGACTTCCGGCTCAACCTCCTCGCCAAGTTCCTCTGCCTCGCGATGGTCGCCGTCGGCATCGGCCTCGCCTGGGGGCGCGGCGGCATGCTCACCCTCGGCCAAGGCGTCTTCTTCGGCCTCGGCGCCTACATCATGGCGATGCACCTCAAGCTCGCCGACGCCGGACCCGACGGGGTGCCCGACTTCATGAGCCTCTACGGCAGCGGAGAGGTCCCCGCCTGGTGGGAACCGCTCCGATCCGCACCCGTCGCGATCCTCGCGATCCTCGTGGTGCCGTGCGCGCTCGCCGCGCTCCTCGGCTTCGCCGTCTTCACACGGCGCGTCCGCGGCGCCTACTTCGCGATCCTCTCCCAGGCGCTCGCCGCAGCCTTCGCGATCCTCCTCATCGGCCAGCAGAAGGTCACCGGCGGCACCAACGGGCTCAACGGGTTCCGGTCCTTCTTCGGCTACGACCTCGCCGACCCCGTCAACAAGCGCATGATCTTCTTCATCGCCGCAGGCGTCCTCCTCCTCATGGTCGCCCTCGTGCGCCAGCTCATGGTCTCCCGCTTCGGCGAGCTCCTCGTCGCCGTCCGCGACCAAGAGAACCGCGTGCGGTTCCTCGGGTACGACCCCGCCGTCATCAAGGTCGTCGCCTACGTCGTCGCCGCAGGCATGGCCGCCGTCGGCGGTGCGCTGTTCGTCCCCGTCGTCGGGATCGTCTCCCCGGCCGACGTCGGTGTCGTGCCCTCCATCGGGTTCCTCGTCGGTGTCGCGATCGGCGGACGAGCCACCCTGCTCGGTCCCGTCCTCGGCGCGATCGGCGTCTCCTGGGCGCAGACGTCGCTCTCCGAGTCGTTCCCCTCCGGGTGGATCTACTTCCAGGGCGCGCTGTTCATCGTCGTCGTCGCGTTTCTGCCCGGGGGGCTCGCCTCCCTCGTCAGCAAGCTCCGGCGCACACCGCGGGAGCAGACCGCCGCAGTCCCCGACGCACCAGTCCCCGACGCACCGCCCACCCCCGCCGCTCCACCCGTCCCTGCGACCGCCGGAGGCCACGATGACTGAGCCGACGCACCCCACACCCACGCCGGTCACCACCGACAGCACCGCACCAGCCGTCGACGGCGCCGGGATCGACCTCGACTCCGCCGGCGCCGTCCTCGGACAGGACACCGACCGGTTCCGGCACGACTACCTCGAGGTGCGCGGCCTGCACGTCGAGTTCGACGGCTTCGTCGCCGTCGACTCCGTCGACCTCACTGTCGTGCAAGGCGACCTGCGGTTCCTCATCGGGCCCAACGGCGCCGGGAAGACGACGATCGTCGACGCCATCACCGGGCTCGCGAAAGCGAGCGGGTCCGTCCGCTTCGGCGGCACCGAGCTCCTCGGGCGCACGGTGCACAAGGTGGCCCGCGCAGGCGTCGGTCGCACCTTCCAGACGGCGAGCGTCTTCGAGGAGCTCACCGTCCTGCAGAACCTCGACATCGCCGCCGGCTCCGGCCGCAGCCCCTGGGAGCTCCTGCGCCGACGCAGCGGCGTCCCCGAGAACGTCGAGGCCGCCATGGAGACCATCGGCCTCACGCACCTGCGCGACGTCCAGGCAGGCATCCTCGCCCACGGCCAGAAGCAGTGGCTCGAGATCGGCATGCTCCTCGTCCAAGACGCCAGACTCCTCCTGCTCGACGAGCCCGTCGCCGGCATGAGCCACGCCGAGCGCGAGCAGACCGGCCTCCTCCTCCAGCGGATCGGCGAGCAGCGCACCGTCGTCGTCGTCGAGCACGACATGGAGTTCCTCCGCGCGTTCGCGTCCTCCGTCACCGTGCTGCACATGGGATCCGTCCTCTCCGAGGGCACCTACGCCGAGGTCCAGGCGGACCCGCGGGTCCAAGAGGTCTACCTCGGCACCGCGGGCGCGTCGCGCGGCGCCCGCCGCACGCGTCCCCGGCCAGCGACCACGACCACCCCGACGACGGAGGCCTGACATGCTCGAGATCCGCGACCTCCACGTCGGCTACGGCCGCAGCCTCGTCCTCTACGACGTCTCCGTCACCGTGCCGTCCGGTGGGGTCGCCGCTATCCTCGGCCACAACGGTGCAGGCAAGTCGACGCTGCTCCGTGCGACGCTCGGCCTCCTGCGACCGCGCTCCGGCACGATCACCTTCGACGGGGAGGACATCACGACGATGCCGACCTACCAGCGCGTCCGCCGCGGTCTCGCGTACGTCCCCCAGGGGCAGCAGTCCTTCGGCGACCTCACCGCACGCGAGAACCTCCAGCTCGTCGCCGACACCCGCAAAGACGGGACCACGCGGCTCGACGAGGCGCTCGACCTCTTCCCCGCCCTGAGCAGCCTCCTCGGCAGGCGGGCCGGGCTCCTCTCCGGCGGCCAGCGCCAGCAGCTCGCGATCGCCCGTGCGCTCATCACCGGCCCGCGCCTGCTGCTCCTCGACGAACCGACCGAAGGCATCCAGCCCTCCGTCGTCACCGAGATCGAAGACGCGATCGTCGCGCTGACCGACTCGGGGGAGATGTCGGTCCTCCTCGTCGAGCAGCACGTCGGCTTCGCGCTCGGGGCCGCCGACGCGTACTACGTCGTCGAGTCCGGCAGGGTCGTCGACTCCGGCGGCGGTGGCGTCGACGCCGAAGACCACGTCCGCGCAGCGATGGCCATCTGATGCACTTCTCACCAGCAGACCAAGAAAAGCTGCTCCTCGCCGTCGCCGGGATGGTCGCCCGCGACCGGCGAGCGCGCGGCATCCGGCTCAACTACCCCGAGACGGTGGCCCTCCTCACCACGTGGGTCATCGAAGAGGCCCGCGCCGGCGGGACCGTCGCCGACCTCATGGTCGCCGGTCGCGAGGTCCTCGGGCGCGACGACGTCATGGACGGCGTCGCCGAGATGCTCCCCGACGTCCAGGTCGAAGCCACCTTCCCCGACGGGCGCAAGCTCGTCACCATCCACAACCCCATCGCCTAGGAGCCCGCCATGGCAGGAATCTCCACCACCGGTCCAGGCGCCGTCCGGCTCGGGTCCGACGCCCCGATCGTGCTCAACGGCGACCGGACGCCGGCCGAGCGGCTCACGCTCGTCATCGAGAACACCGGCGACCGCCCGGTGCAGATCGGCTCCCACCTCCACCTCCCCGACTCCAACACCGCGCTCGCGTTCGACCGCGTCGCCGCGCGCGGCTTCCGGCTCGACATCCCCTCCGGGACGTCGCGCCGCTTCGAGCCCGGCGCGTCCGCCCAGGTCGAGGCGGTCGCGCTGCGCGGCCTGCGACGCGTCCCCGGGATCCAGCGAGACAAGACCGCGGCGCACAGCGACGTCTCCCAGCCCGCACCCACCCGACCCGTCGCGCTCGCACCGACCGAAGGAGACCGCACCGATGGTTGAGGTTCCCCGCGCCCAGTACGTGGCGCTCTACGGCCCCACCACAGGCGACCAGGTGCGCCTCGGCGACACCGACCTGTGGATCGAGATCGAAGAGGACCGCACCGTCGGCGGCGACGAAGCCGTGTTCGGCGGCGGCAAGTCCATCCGCGAGTCCATGGCACAAGGCACCACCACGCGGGCCGACGGCGCCCTCGACACCGTCATCACCAACGCGATCGTCCTCGACTGGTGGGGCGTGGTCCGCGCCGACGTCGGCATCCGTGACGGCCGCATCGTCGCGCTCGGCCGCGCCGGCAACCCCGACATCGCCGACGGCGTCCACCCCCGCCTGCACATCGGACCGAGCACCGACGTGGTCAGCGGCGAGGGCAAGATCCTCACCGCAGGCGGCATCGACTCCCACGTCCACCTCATCTCCCCGTCCCAGATCGTCGAGGCGCTCGCCACCGGGCTGACCACCGTCGTCGGCGGCGGGACAGGTCCGAGCGAAGGCACCAAGGCGACGACCGTGACGCCCGGCGCCTGGCACCTGCGGACCATCCACCGCAGCCTCGACCGCCTCCCGGTGAACATCCTCCTGCTCGGCAAGGGCAACACCGTGAGCACCGCAGCGCTGCGCGAGCAGGCCATGGCCGGCGCCGGCGGCTACAAGGTCCACGAAGACTGGGGCTCCACACCCGCAGCGATCGACGCCGCACTCACCGCAGCCGAAGACTGGGGACTGCAGGTCGCTCTCCACTCCGACTCCCTCAACGAGGCAGGCTTCGTCGCCTCCACGCTCGACGCCATCGGCGGCCGGTCCATCCACGCCTTCCACGCCGAAGGCGCCGGCGGCGGCCACGCACCCGACATCCTCACCGTCGCGAGCCACCCCAACGTCATCCCCGGCTCCACCAACCCGACCCTCCCGCACACCGTGAACACCGTCGCCGAGCACCTCGACATGCTCATGGTCTGCCACCACCTCAACCCCCGCGTCCCCGAAGACCTCGCGTTCGCCGAGTCCCGCATCCGAGCGACGACCATCGCGGCGGAGGACCTCCTCCACGACATGGGCGCCATGTCCATCACCTCCTCCGACGCCCAGGCGATGGGCCGCATCGGCGAGGTCATCACCCGCACCTGGCAGGTCGCCCACGTCATGAAAGCCCGCCGCGGAGCCCTCGAAGCACCCGGCCCCGACACCCTGCCTGCCGACAACCTCCGCGCCCGTCGCTACGTCGCCAAGTACACGATCAACCCCGCCGTCGCCCACGGCATCGACGCCTACGTCGGCTCCGTCGAGCCCGGCAAGATCGCCGACCTCGTCCTGTGGGAGCCCAAGTTCTTCGGCGTCCGCCCGTCCGTCGTCATGAAGGGCGGAGCCCTCGTCTGGGGAGCGCTCGGCGACCCCAACGCGTCCATCCCGTCGCCCCAGCCCGTCCTCATGCGCCCGGCGCTCGCGGACGCGGTCGCCGCCGACGTCTCGTTCACGTTCGTCTCGCCCGCAGCGCTCGACGACGGGCTGGCCGAGCGGCTCGAGCTCGACCGGACGCTCCTCCCCGTCGCCGACACCCGCGGCGTCGGCAAAGCACAGATGCGCAACAACGACGCCCTGCCCACCATCGCGATCGACCCCGAGACGTTCGCCATCCACGTCGACGGCGACCTCGTCGAGCCCGCCCCCGCCGCGAGCCTCCCGCTCGCTCAGCTCTACTCGATGTTCTGATGCACCAGATCACCGGCACCAGCCCCGACGTCATGATGATGCTGCTCGCCGACGCGCGCCTGCCCACCGGTGGTCACACCCAGTCCGCCGGGCTCGAGCCCGCGCTGCGAGCGGGCATGGCGCCGCGCGACGTGCCCGCCTACATCGCGGCGCGCCTCGCCACGACCGCCCGCGTCGAGGCAGGCACCGCGGTCGTCGCGCGGCACGTCGCGCTCCAGCACAGCGACATCCAGCACAGTGACATCCCGCACAGCGACCTCCAGCACGGCGACCTCGCCCACGTGCGCGCCGCCTGGGCCGCCCGCACGCCGAGCCCGGCGCTGCGCGAGACGTCCGAACGGCTCGGGCGTGGTTACCTGCGCCTCGTCCGGCGGCTCTGGGCCGACCACGCGGCGCTCGCCGCGCTCGAACGAGACCTTCCCTCGCGGGGGCGGCCGCCCGGCGGCCCTGCAGCCGGTCCGCAGCGCGTCCTCGGCGGCGTCCCACGCCCGGTGGTCCTCGGCGTCCTCGCCGCGTGCTCCGGTCTCGACGCCGGTCGCCTCGCACGCCTCGTCGCGTACGACGACGCCCAGACGGTCGCGGCGGCGTCCCTCAAGCTCGAGCCCGTCGACCCCGCCGACGTCACCGCCTGGGTGCTCGCGGCCGGCCCCGACATCGACGACCTCGTGCGCGAGGTCGAGGACCTCACCCATCCCGACCAGATCCCTGCCCACGGCGCACCGCTCATGGAGCAGTGGGCCGAGCACCACGCCCGCACCACAGAAAGGCTCTTCAGTGCCTGAGAACCACGTCCCCGACGTCACCCCCGCACCCGTCCGGACCCGATCGCTGCGCCTCGGCGTCGCCGGGCCCGTCGGCACCGGCAAGAGCTCGCTCATCGCTCTCGTGTGCCGAGAGCTCGCCGGCGAGCTCTCGCTCGGCGTCATCACCAACGACATCTACACCGACGAGGACGCCCGGTTCCTGCGCTCCGCCGGTGTCCTGGACCCTGAGCGGATCCGCGCCGTCGAGACCGGGGCCTGCCCGCACACCGCCATCCGGGACGACA
This sequence is a window from Sanguibacter antarcticus. Protein-coding genes within it:
- a CDS encoding GNAT family N-acetyltransferase, giving the protein MTILTTAPLSTSRLELEVVSVAHAGEAAVTFDSLDLHAFTGGVPSTRAELVERYTRFEGGRSPDGTQLWLNWMLRDRMSGELVGTVQATVEGWGGCAARADLAWVVGVRHQQNGYAQESARAVAEWLRVQASRRCRRMSTPSTRPRPPSPALSA
- a CDS encoding SdpI family protein, translated to MIVIQASRGERSYLAGIRLPALMKSDGAWRSGHTAARKALVPFAWAGIGIAVVSIPFQVIPVVYVCLLGLWLVLTILSLAVVSVVAVRAAKAGYEVFSPES
- the urtA gene encoding urea ABC transporter substrate-binding protein, which produces MTTSRRLARVLPASALVLVLGLSGCGAKTGESTADTSAAASCVETDGDAVKIGFLNSLSGTMAISEQTVRDSLDLAVKEINADGGVLGKQLDVVAEDGASEPTVFAEKAEKLITSDCVAAVFGGWTSSSRKAMLPVFESKNSLLFYPVQYEGLEASKNIFYTGATTNQQIVPGMDYLKEEGKTKVFLVGSDYVFPQTANKIINAYAEANGIEIVGEEYAPMGHTDFSTIVNKLKASGADAVFNTLNGDSNVAFFKEYKNVGLSAETTPVVSVSIAEEEIGGIGIDNVEGQLTAWNYYQTVDSPANTAFVEAFKAEYGDDRVTSDPMEAAYTSVYLWKNMVEKAESFDVADIQAAADGVSFDAPEGTVTINGDNHHIAKTAMVGKIADDGLIYTEWSSEEPIEPDPFLEGYDWAADLS
- a CDS encoding ABC transporter permease subunit, producing the protein MDVLFSQLFAGLSLGSVLLLAALGLALTFGQMGVINMAHGEFMMAGAYTAYVVQGIVSNAGVSLMISLVVGFLVGGTLGSSWR
- the urtB gene encoding urea ABC transporter permease subunit UrtB, producing MTLIHRMYRRPLDTLLVTWGVALVLQQAARNIFGAPNVDVRAPEWLRGAISIAGLDVPRTRLFIIALAVVCVVALSLVLKLTPLGRRIRAVVQNRDLAETSGISTKATDRLTFFIGSGLASVAGVALTLLGSIGPTLGTNYIVDAFLVVVVGGIGQIKGAVIAAFALGILQATIEYSTTASIAKVLVFVVIVAFLQARPQGLVSVRQRGIA
- the urtC gene encoding urea ABC transporter permease subunit UrtC, with the protein product MSTLTGLLARPGRTRTLAGFALAAVLLFAVAPAVLSDFRLNLLAKFLCLAMVAVGIGLAWGRGGMLTLGQGVFFGLGAYIMAMHLKLADAGPDGVPDFMSLYGSGEVPAWWEPLRSAPVAILAILVVPCALAALLGFAVFTRRVRGAYFAILSQALAAAFAILLIGQQKVTGGTNGLNGFRSFFGYDLADPVNKRMIFFIAAGVLLLMVALVRQLMVSRFGELLVAVRDQENRVRFLGYDPAVIKVVAYVVAAGMAAVGGALFVPVVGIVSPADVGVVPSIGFLVGVAIGGRATLLGPVLGAIGVSWAQTSLSESFPSGWIYFQGALFIVVVAFLPGGLASLVSKLRRTPREQTAAVPDAPVPDAPPTPAAPPVPATAGGHDD
- the urtD gene encoding urea ABC transporter ATP-binding protein UrtD; this translates as MTEPTHPTPTPVTTDSTAPAVDGAGIDLDSAGAVLGQDTDRFRHDYLEVRGLHVEFDGFVAVDSVDLTVVQGDLRFLIGPNGAGKTTIVDAITGLAKASGSVRFGGTELLGRTVHKVARAGVGRTFQTASVFEELTVLQNLDIAAGSGRSPWELLRRRSGVPENVEAAMETIGLTHLRDVQAGILAHGQKQWLEIGMLLVQDARLLLLDEPVAGMSHAEREQTGLLLQRIGEQRTVVVVEHDMEFLRAFASSVTVLHMGSVLSEGTYAEVQADPRVQEVYLGTAGASRGARRTRPRPATTTTPTTEA